The sequence TTTAGTTCTTTCGGTTCTTTTTTCTTCGCATTATATTTTTCGCGAGCCTCACCCAGCTGCAGCCTAAGCAGCTGCGCCTGTGCTTCATCtaactctttcttttgtttgttcgtcaaatcctgttcctgctgaagtctgtgggTCACATGTCTCTCCCACTGCACCGAGTCTGCAACGGCAAAATCTGGGTTCTTTTCCAAGTCAACTGCAACCTGGTTGGGCAGCCCTGCCAGCACTGCCGAACGACACCACGCTCTACTTTCACCCTCCTTCCCCGGATGTATTCCTGTTCCTAACAACCATTGTTCCTTTGCTTTAGCTAAACACTCTCTGGGTGTGTTTTTGGGATCCCAAATAATTTTTGGAATGGCTCCAAAGTTAGGAGTTGGGTCCTTCTCCCAAACTGCATCTGCTAAGTCACTCTGCACCTCATGATATTTCAGGTCATTTGCATATCTGGTTGTTTGAGCTATCTGCTCTACATCTGCTAACCCACCACCCAGCATACAACGTCCGGCCAAAGTGCGAAAGTCGCCCAGCGCTAATTCTTCTCCTTCCCAATGTTCTCCCTTGGTTATTGGTGGAAGTTGTTTAACCAATGCTTCCAAATCTCTCACCTTATAGGCGCGATAAACTGGTTCGTTCTTTGGACCTGCTATTAGAGGCAGACTTAAACCAGGGTCAGGAGCTCCTTGTTCAAAACTCACTCTTCTACTCTTCCTCAACTTTCCTTTCCCCTTTGAGCTCTTAAATATgggctgtctctgtgcttggTCTCTCTTCACACTTCTTTTCCTCAAAATTAGGCTTGTACTTGGTTGGggttcagctcctccatctTCGTCCTCCTCATCGTCTTCTTCTGATGACGTCGCACGgtcttcattctcctcttctgGCCCTCCCTGCATTACTCTCTGCTTTATAACCTCCAATGCCGTTAATGCCTCTATGGACGCACGTAGGGCCTCATGCATTTGTCCATACACTTCTCCTTCAGTTTTTAACACCAAGGTCAGAGGTATTTTATCACCCAGCCCTTTCTGTTGGGATATAATAGGTTTACTTACCTCAACCTCCATCGCTTGGCACTCTTTCTCTGCTGATTTTGATACTCCAGGGGAAGCCAAGCGAACAGCTTTCTTAAGCTGTTCGAGCTGATCCTTCAGAGGTTTGCATCCCCTTTTCCTACTAGGTGTCGCACCCGAGCTGTCAGCcattctctgaaacacagacttacCTCTTCCAATGGTTCCTCGGAttagtgttttttcatttattttaaacccattaACGGCGCTGCGCGTCCCTTGTATACTTTACAGCAACACACCCTCAAGGGTCCCTCAACTTGTCCCGTGCTAATAAGTCTAAAACCAAGAAATCACCTTTATGACATTATGTCAAAGCTTTCTCCATGTTGCACAGCCTGCCACAGGTCTAACAAAAAAATCGCTGCCCGAGAAGGCTCCCACATATCAAGGTGGTCGTTTTCACAAACTTCCAGCAGAccctcaaataaacaaaaacaacgacCCAGGCAGGCTTCCAGTTCAGCCTCCTCAATTTCTATGCACACTGAAAACTCATGGGGAGATTCTTCTGTCTCCCCGTGTCCTACACAATTCACCTCCAAATGATCCCCTACAATTGAAATTTCAGTGTGGAATGACGCAGAGATTAtcatttccttatttattcaCTATATGTAACCTGAATTTTCTCTGTCTTATCAAATAACAAAGGTTATCTTTACAATTTGTTATTGAACTACTAATTAAGTTGCTTTTTATGGTGTCAGTGATAAActgcccctaaaaagtccactttattgcgtgcTCATTGAGTTACTCCTATCAAAACTATTTAACAAGTTCAATTTACACATACTCATTAATCTGTCACGCTTATTagtggctcatggttgcttAAAGCCTATGTCTGACTTGACCACAGAGTTAGAGCATCATTCAATCCTCTCAGGATGACCACTCCACTTACTCTGCATCCAGTCAGCTCATGAATTAACAACCCTTGCAGACTgtaacccttttattttttgtttatgccttcaaatccaccttaaatcttctttaCCTAACCgttggttttaaacacaaacaattcttatattctattttgaaacgctgtcaccattcatatatttacaatgttgttatttactaagccagcattttaactgcagacatttatccacatttgcaaacaatagtTATAGAGCTGAATGACACACAAAACCGAAAGCATAGTCCTCTCATgcgctctgcatcagctgcctcatttgcatgcacacacactcttcatctaagaatagcagcaggcagtcagtgcattGCTGACTCGACCCACAGAGATCTTTTTTAATAcagagacgtcttatatttacaactgcacagattttaaaccttttaacacctatcaaatttcgacaaatttaacaTAACCGTTTTTTGcgatcaattaaccagtatcaagactttaactgtttctggcctcatttctaaaatccctaactcaatttaaaagcgtcaaccaacccaaactttgcctgaagctttaggttaaagttacacgcccgaagtccacttctgctggccaaaaaagcgcagataccgttgCAAACGGTAAGGAGATTCTAACTCCTAGTTATTCTGGAGTGCCCCAAactccacagtgaccaactgACTATCCCTCTTCGAGGACAATGTCTAAGCGTCCTTGACATTGGCAAGCGTTACCTCTGAGCActgcgcttcctagcagactcgaactgccgttctagaataatttataatactttgaaacaacaatcaacacccgaAGCAAGTGTATAACTGAGGCAGGTGCAACCTAGTGGCCAATTTGACCGCTCAGGTCCACTcttatgaccaaatttggactctaaccaacacaataaccaattccctaccaactacttgagactctaactcaatttctttgggacttcaacccagtatttaaacttttcttatcagactcttaactactttcatttcttcttagcagaactctaactgcttcaactcatgagattttcatcaaaatcaaaacagacatccaccagtaacttcagtgagtagacttaaattttatcatgtccaatttggcacactttggaaataattcaacaggtagtgccttaccttttggataagccggcttatgcccactcacttagaccactggaattcacgtctgcccgtcagaccacccAAGACCCCGGATTTCTCCGTCCAAACCTCCAACTCTCCTTCCCCAAtaaccggacgaagcccccaaatgttaagattcaatattgaggaagggtacaagaggtgatcgaagaataaccacactggtccggccgggtgaagtcaaacgaagattttaatgaatacacgcgtgggaagaaaactctgtaagcagacaggaagtagtcttcgacttaatcaaagcatgaacagatattttatagcatcagggtttatttactgacgccccttcatgcgtcacatacattttatacatagatcagatcaacatcatgacttttcacctagaaaatcatcttctattttcatggctagcccttcctgtctacctttcagttcttgtcttgttcctctttcttgccgagacaccaagaaacggttcctcttttaccaagacaattttgcagttacagccaaacataactaacctctcctctaaataaatctaatttaaagtgtgtgtgtgtgtgtgtgtgtgtgtgtgttgacctcacatgctctttgtgtcacctcttacacttctgaccttttaccagaccagaagctcactgagactatgtgtatgtcttctactaaataaatgttttaatcaagaacctctactaaaaccttaatataaaatgataaagctatctgttacattgttaaagcctcgtcttagcctgcggctcaaaataacttcctgtcttctttctgcatacaacttcctgtcagcctgcaactcagtctttctgaaagagacactgtcta comes from Astatotilapia calliptera chromosome 1, fAstCal1.2, whole genome shotgun sequence and encodes:
- the LOC113020003 gene encoding uncharacterized protein LOC113020003, with protein sequence MADSSGATPSRKRGCKPLKDQLEQLKKAVRLASPGVSKSAEKECQAMEVEVSKPIISQQKGLGDKIPLTLVLKTEGEVYGQMHEALRASIEALTALEVIKQRVMQGGPEEENEDRATSSEEDDEEDEDGGAEPQPSTSLILRKRSVKRDQAQRQPIFKSSKGKGKLRKSRRVSFEQGAPDPGLSLPLIAGPKNEPVYRAYKVRDLEALVKQLPPITKGEHWEGEELALGDFRTLAGRCMLGGGLADVEQIAQTTRYANDLKYHEVQSDLADAVWEKDPTPNFGAIPKIIWDPKNTPRECLAKAKEQWLLGTGIHPGKEGESRAWCRSAVLAGLPNQVAVDLEKNPDFAVADSVQWERHVTHRLQQEQDLTNKQKKELDEAQAQLLRLQLGEAREKYNAKKKEPKELNKTIMVARPQPDPVPDWPDQDPGLYPDDRWPANAPRQRQPVGNWGTGGPQRGRGGSVRGGQRARNPGNPGSVSWTACYSCGAEGHWSRECPESQRNYQRRGYQPQAQGGPRQRVAYRGAHQAPNPNAAPAPQYPVADWGWEGEQY